From the genome of Desulfolucanica intricata, one region includes:
- a CDS encoding FAD-dependent oxidoreductase: protein MIVITGGGWGGCAAAFSAARAGAKVILLEKTDMLLGTGLVGGIMRNNGRFTATEEACVMGAGDFFGLIDKVSRHRNINFPGHKHATLYDVTMIEPVIREALQQLNVEIRFFTRVTGVNKKGQEIKSLVTAKGEEIVGDAFIDTTGSAGPVQNCTKYGSGCAMCILRCPSFGPRVSVTAKAGIKEIRAGEGFPHFEAMSGSCKLDKKSLAPELVNKLERDGVLVCPLPAEFHKGDILNRKACQQYALADYASNLIILDTGHAKIMTPFFPLETLRQLRGFENARYADPYSGGKGNSIRFMALAPCDDSLRVTGCENLFCAGEKTGLLVGHTEAIVTGFLAGHNAVRYLSGKALTVLPTETVIGDLINFMHKEMKSPSGLEKKYTFSGSVYYQRMQDLNLYSTDLAEIKKRVQLAGVEQLFNQKYKL, encoded by the coding sequence ATGATTGTAATAACCGGTGGAGGTTGGGGCGGTTGCGCTGCAGCTTTTTCTGCAGCCCGTGCCGGGGCAAAGGTTATACTTCTGGAAAAAACAGATATGCTTTTGGGAACAGGTTTAGTCGGAGGTATAATGCGTAACAACGGTAGATTTACAGCTACAGAGGAAGCTTGTGTCATGGGTGCGGGGGATTTTTTTGGCTTAATTGATAAAGTTTCGAGGCATAGAAATATAAATTTTCCCGGACATAAACATGCTACTCTTTATGACGTTACTATGATTGAACCGGTGATCAGAGAGGCGCTTCAACAATTAAACGTAGAGATAAGGTTTTTCACTCGAGTAACCGGAGTTAATAAAAAAGGACAGGAAATTAAAAGTCTGGTTACAGCCAAGGGCGAAGAAATTGTAGGAGATGCTTTTATTGATACTACGGGTTCTGCCGGTCCGGTACAAAACTGTACTAAATATGGATCCGGCTGTGCAATGTGTATACTGCGTTGTCCTAGTTTTGGTCCCAGGGTAAGTGTAACTGCAAAAGCGGGCATTAAAGAAATTCGGGCCGGTGAGGGTTTTCCTCATTTTGAGGCAATGAGTGGATCATGTAAATTAGATAAAAAGTCTTTGGCACCGGAGTTAGTAAATAAACTAGAGCGTGACGGGGTTTTAGTATGCCCTTTACCTGCTGAATTTCATAAAGGTGATATTCTAAACAGAAAGGCCTGTCAGCAATATGCGCTGGCGGATTATGCCAGCAATTTAATAATCCTTGATACTGGTCATGCCAAAATAATGACTCCTTTCTTTCCATTAGAAACATTGCGTCAACTGCGCGGCTTTGAAAACGCACGATATGCAGACCCATATTCCGGGGGTAAAGGAAATTCAATTCGCTTTATGGCACTGGCACCATGTGATGATTCTTTAAGGGTAACTGGATGTGAAAATTTGTTCTGTGCCGGGGAAAAAACCGGACTTCTTGTAGGGCATACTGAAGCAATAGTAACAGGTTTTTTGGCCGGGCATAATGCTGTGCGGTATTTAAGCGGGAAAGCTCTGACAGTGCTGCCAACCGAAACGGTGATTGGAGATTTAATTAACTTTATGCATAAAGAAATGAAATCACCCAGCGGATTAGAGAAGAAATATACCTTTTCCGGTTCGGTTTACTACCAGCGGATGCAAGATTTAAATCTTTATAGTACTGATTTGGCTGAGATTAAAAAAAGAGTACAATTGGCCGGTGTTGAACAGCTCTTTAACCAAAAATATAAATTATAA
- a CDS encoding nucleoside recognition domain-containing protein, protein MVNIIWLIMITLGIIVAGLNGNIEVVTKAALDGAQAGVTTSLNLIAIITFWLGIMKLAEAAGLVRALAYLVRPLTRFLFPSIPREHPAMGAIVMNLSANILGLGNASTPMGLIAMQELQKLNRHRPDTASDAMCTFLALNTSCITLIPTTIIGIRLLYGSANPTEIVGTTIFATACGMTVAIMVDRMLRYIYNRRGR, encoded by the coding sequence GTGGTAAATATTATTTGGCTAATTATGATTACACTAGGAATTATAGTAGCCGGGCTTAACGGCAATATAGAAGTTGTCACCAAAGCTGCCTTAGATGGTGCCCAAGCAGGAGTTACAACATCTCTAAATTTAATCGCGATTATTACTTTTTGGCTCGGTATAATGAAGTTGGCCGAGGCAGCAGGTTTAGTACGAGCACTGGCTTATTTGGTGCGCCCGCTTACGCGATTTTTATTTCCGAGCATTCCTCGGGAACACCCGGCGATGGGAGCCATAGTAATGAATTTAAGTGCCAATATTTTGGGTTTAGGTAACGCCTCTACACCGATGGGGTTAATCGCTATGCAGGAGTTACAGAAATTAAATCGTCACCGCCCGGATACAGCCTCCGACGCAATGTGTACTTTTTTAGCTTTAAATACTTCTTGTATAACTCTAATTCCGACTACTATTATAGGTATCCGTTTACTATATGGTTCAGCAAACCCCACTGAAATTGTCGGTACAACAATCTTTGCAACTGCTTGCGGCATGACAGTAGCTATAATGGTGGATAGAATGCTGCGATATATATATAATCGGCGGGGGAGGTAG
- a CDS encoding spore maturation protein, whose protein sequence is MFTIISELSRWAIPVVLLVVPLIAFIRGVKVFETFVEGAEQGFATAIKIIPFLVAMLVAISVFRASGAMDIMVSCFSPVLNIIGFPTEILPHAIMRPLSGGAALGIATDTIKTYGPDSFIGRLVSTMQGSSDTTFYVLTLYFGSVGIKKYRYAIISGLAADLTTLAASILICKIMF, encoded by the coding sequence TTGTTTACAATAATATCTGAACTTTCCCGCTGGGCTATACCGGTGGTATTGCTGGTTGTACCTCTTATTGCATTTATCCGCGGAGTAAAGGTCTTTGAAACCTTTGTAGAAGGGGCAGAGCAAGGTTTTGCAACTGCCATCAAGATTATTCCTTTTTTAGTTGCAATGCTGGTTGCAATAAGTGTATTTAGGGCATCCGGGGCTATGGATATTATGGTATCTTGTTTTTCACCTGTCTTAAATATTATAGGTTTTCCCACAGAAATTTTACCCCATGCAATAATGAGGCCCCTGTCAGGTGGAGCGGCACTCGGGATTGCCACAGACACCATTAAAACTTACGGGCCAGACAGTTTTATCGGACGCTTGGTTTCTACAATGCAGGGTAGCAGTGACACTACATTTTATGTTCTCACACTTTACTTTGGTTCGGTTGGAATTAAGAAATACCGCTACGCGATAATATCGGGCTTAGCAGCTGATCTGACAACACTGGCAGCTTCGATTTTAATTTGCAAGATAATGTTTTAG
- a CDS encoding pseudouridine synthase — MGRLQVERLQKVMAQAGIASRRRCEELIAEGAVRVNGRLVTQPGTKVNAMQDRIQVHGKTINQTKKKIYILMYKPRGYVTTLHDPQNRKTIADLLNNIKERVYPVGRLDYDSEGLLLVTNDGELTHALTHPSHEVKKTYLVTVSGVPSKEALEQMAGGLDLEDGPTSPAQVELVDVLQDRSLLEITIHEGRNRQVRRMFEKIGHPVLRLKRIKLGPLNLKGIRPGRYRFLNNKEIRELKKQAGLLIPKHVSSGKIKQKLNPKIRRA, encoded by the coding sequence ATGGGTAGATTGCAAGTAGAACGTTTACAAAAAGTAATGGCTCAGGCAGGCATAGCTTCCCGCCGCAGGTGTGAAGAATTAATTGCGGAAGGAGCAGTTAGGGTAAATGGTCGTCTGGTGACTCAACCCGGTACTAAAGTAAATGCTATGCAAGACAGAATACAAGTGCATGGAAAGACTATTAATCAGACTAAGAAAAAAATATATATACTTATGTATAAGCCCCGTGGTTATGTAACGACATTACATGACCCGCAAAATCGCAAAACAATAGCTGATTTACTTAATAATATAAAGGAACGGGTTTATCCGGTCGGACGATTGGATTATGACAGTGAAGGACTGCTTTTGGTGACTAATGACGGTGAGTTAACCCATGCACTTACCCACCCCAGTCATGAAGTGAAAAAAACTTATTTAGTGACAGTGTCAGGTGTTCCCAGTAAAGAGGCGTTAGAGCAAATGGCCGGAGGGCTGGATTTAGAAGATGGTCCAACCTCTCCGGCCCAAGTTGAACTGGTAGATGTTTTGCAAGATAGGTCACTACTGGAAATTACTATTCATGAAGGCCGCAACCGACAGGTTCGCCGTATGTTTGAAAAAATCGGCCATCCGGTTCTTAGACTGAAAAGAATAAAATTAGGGCCTTTAAATTTAAAAGGAATTAGACCTGGCAGGTATCGTTTTTTAAATAATAAAGAAATTAGAGAATTAAAAAAACAAGCCGGATTGTTAATACCCAAGCATGTTTCTTCAGGAAAAATAAAACAAAAATTAAACCCCAAAATTAGGAGGGCTTGA
- a CDS encoding HutP family protein, whose protein sequence is MNQGSRQVASIAIQMSLSENREQEKEYKAMFSRLGIKTAAVDYGGEFITSVNKIIERSVVAAKREGVIKDKHAEEGAVAGATREALSQVMPKAVGLNVGGKIGIARFEDHVAVALFFGVGMLHLDEVAVGLGHRAVSS, encoded by the coding sequence ATGAATCAGGGCAGCAGACAAGTAGCCAGTATTGCTATTCAAATGTCCTTAAGTGAAAACAGAGAGCAGGAGAAGGAATATAAGGCCATGTTTTCTCGTTTGGGTATAAAGACCGCAGCTGTCGATTACGGTGGTGAATTCATTACTTCTGTAAATAAAATTATTGAGCGTTCAGTGGTGGCTGCCAAAAGGGAAGGTGTTATTAAGGACAAACATGCTGAAGAAGGTGCAGTTGCCGGAGCAACCAGAGAAGCTTTATCCCAAGTGATGCCTAAGGCAGTAGGACTTAATGTGGGAGGAAAAATTGGTATTGCTCGTTTTGAGGATCATGTTGCTGTTGCATTGTTCTTTGGTGTAGGTATGCTGCATCTGGATGAAGTAGCGGTAGGATTGGGGCACCGGGCAGTATCCTCATAA
- the aroH gene encoding chorismate mutase: MGNFVRGIRGAITVNNNTVIEIAEATQELLQVMVKQNEVKPEDIASVIFTVTSDLNAGFPAAAARQMGWYHVPMMGAVETNVPGSLEKCIRILMHINTSKSQTQIKHVYLRKAVQLRRDIK; encoded by the coding sequence ATGGGCAATTTTGTGCGGGGAATTAGAGGGGCCATTACAGTTAATAATAATACCGTTATAGAGATTGCAGAGGCTACTCAGGAGCTCCTTCAAGTTATGGTTAAGCAAAACGAGGTAAAGCCGGAAGATATAGCCAGTGTTATATTTACGGTAACCTCTGATTTAAATGCCGGGTTTCCGGCTGCTGCTGCACGTCAGATGGGGTGGTATCACGTACCTATGATGGGTGCTGTTGAAACAAATGTTCCCGGTAGTTTAGAAAAATGTATTAGAATTTTAATGCATATTAATACAAGTAAAAGCCAAACACAAATTAAGCATGTTTACTTACGTAAAGCAGTTCAACTGCGTCGAGACATTAAATAA
- the aroF gene encoding 3-deoxy-7-phosphoheptulonate synthase translates to MPPFMLVSREHKKEDSVITIGSYSIGGGQVLLIAGPCAVESEEQVMNLAGALKKIGVHVMRGGAYKPRTSPYAFHGLKEVGLKILAKAGRTYDLPVITEVVDVRDLEIVSEYSDILQVGSRNMQNFTLLSEVGRSQKPVLLKRGFAATIEEWLLAAEYIMTAGNEKVILCERGIRTFETFTRNTLDISAVPAVKQLSHLPIMVDPSHACGRREMVPSLAKAAVAAGADGLMIEVHPKPEEALCDGFQSLNINEMENLKKELDKLLIVRSNTFSML, encoded by the coding sequence TTGCCTCCCTTTATGTTAGTTAGTCGGGAGCATAAAAAGGAAGACTCAGTAATTACTATAGGCAGCTACTCGATTGGTGGCGGACAAGTTCTGCTTATAGCAGGACCATGTGCTGTAGAAAGTGAAGAGCAGGTAATGAATCTGGCAGGTGCCTTAAAAAAAATTGGTGTGCATGTTATGCGGGGTGGAGCTTACAAACCACGAACATCACCTTATGCTTTTCATGGTCTGAAAGAAGTAGGTTTAAAGATTTTAGCCAAAGCCGGAAGGACATATGACTTACCTGTAATAACAGAAGTTGTCGATGTACGTGACTTGGAAATAGTTAGTGAGTATAGCGATATACTCCAGGTCGGCAGTAGAAATATGCAAAATTTTACTCTGCTTTCAGAGGTCGGGCGTTCACAAAAACCGGTTTTATTAAAGCGAGGTTTTGCAGCTACTATTGAAGAGTGGCTTTTAGCTGCGGAGTATATTATGACAGCCGGTAATGAAAAGGTTATCCTTTGTGAGCGTGGTATTCGAACTTTTGAAACCTTTACCCGCAACACTTTAGATATAAGTGCCGTACCGGCTGTTAAACAATTGTCCCATTTACCCATAATGGTCGATCCCAGCCATGCCTGCGGTCGCAGGGAAATGGTGCCTTCATTAGCAAAGGCTGCTGTAGCAGCCGGTGCTGACGGTTTAATGATTGAAGTGCATCCAAAACCTGAGGAAGCTTTATGCGACGGGTTTCAATCTCTAAACATTAATGAGATGGAAAACTTAAAGAAAGAACTGGATAAGCTTCTAATTGTAAGAAGTAATACATTCTCGATGCTATAA
- the cmk gene encoding (d)CMP kinase: protein MAGKINIAIDGPAGAGKSTVAKDIARRLGLIYIDTGAMYRALTLMALKCELDLDNEDILTKLANSIKIEFINDPVTGGGRILLNGEDVSDAVRNPEISRHVSRVAKVPGVRNRMAKIQQSMAINGGVVMEGRDIGIKVLPQADYKFFLTASARERARRRYIELINQGYQVDMEQLVQEIKERDFCDSTRAVDPLTPAEDAEIIDCTTMSLDQVVMYILSRVELRR, encoded by the coding sequence ATGGCCGGCAAGATTAACATAGCCATTGACGGTCCCGCCGGTGCGGGGAAAAGTACTGTGGCCAAAGATATCGCCCGTAGATTAGGCTTAATATACATAGATACCGGAGCCATGTATCGTGCTTTAACATTAATGGCGTTAAAATGCGAATTAGACTTAGATAATGAAGACATCTTGACAAAGTTGGCGAACTCCATAAAAATAGAATTCATTAATGATCCGGTAACAGGTGGCGGCAGGATTTTATTAAATGGTGAGGATGTTTCAGATGCGGTTAGAAATCCCGAAATATCTCGACATGTGTCTAGGGTCGCCAAGGTACCCGGTGTACGGAATAGGATGGCTAAAATACAGCAATCTATGGCGATAAACGGTGGAGTAGTTATGGAGGGGCGTGATATTGGGATAAAAGTTTTACCCCAAGCCGACTATAAATTTTTTTTAACGGCTTCAGCCAGAGAAAGAGCCCGGCGAAGATACATAGAATTAATTAATCAAGGATATCAAGTAGATATGGAGCAATTAGTACAAGAAATTAAAGAAAGAGACTTTTGTGACAGCACACGTGCTGTAGACCCGCTTACCCCTGCTGAAGATGCTGAGATAATAGACTGTACCACCATGAGTTTGGACCAGGTGGTTATGTATATATTATCCAGGGTTGAATTAAGGAGGTAA
- a CDS encoding bifunctional 4-hydroxy-3-methylbut-2-enyl diphosphate reductase/30S ribosomal protein S1 gives MEVIVANKAGFCFGVKRAIDLAEEIVRDRDGPIYSLGPLIHNPQVVDKLAQKGINAIDELSEQHEGTIIIRSHGVEPRVLDEATQKGLKIINATCPFVSRAQQLAKDLQDDGWQVIVVGDKNHPEVRGIVGWANGQAIVIQNPAEAKAMGFMPKVGVVAQTTQPLSNFQQVVDVLKKKSGQLKICNTICHATGERQQAALELARKVDVMVVVGGANSANTGKLANLCRSTGTPTYQVETAAELRSKWFIDVARAGLTAGASTPDWIIEEVEKRMHELGEMNGAEEGMKEAVEVKSLHNGEIVKGVVVQINPDEVLVDVGAKSEGFIPTRELSNFDINSPEDVVKVGDEIEVFVINAEDNEGRLKLSKTRADAEKAWGKLEQALESGEQVQGTVKEVVKGGLLVDIGVRAFLPASLVERGYVEDLSKYVGQTINAQVIEINRGRRKVVLSRKALLEAEYARLRAEALENLQEGSVVDGVVRRITNFGAFVDIGGIDGLLHVSEMAWYRVNHPSEIVQVGDEIKVMVLKVDREKEKISLGLKQVLANPWDDVDEKYPVGSVIEAKVVRLAPFGAFVQLEPGVEGLVHISHLADHHVEKPEDVVSEGETVNVKVLSVSRDEKRIRLSIKEVAKKEKKEKEEKTYQNYEVKNQNSGEVTIGDLVGDLFNK, from the coding sequence ATGGAAGTTATTGTTGCTAATAAGGCCGGTTTTTGTTTTGGAGTAAAGCGGGCTATTGATTTAGCTGAGGAAATTGTGCGAGATCGTGATGGACCAATTTATTCACTGGGTCCCCTTATCCATAACCCGCAGGTAGTTGATAAGCTGGCCCAAAAAGGTATAAATGCTATTGATGAGTTAAGTGAACAACATGAGGGTACGATTATTATCCGCTCTCATGGAGTTGAACCTCGGGTTTTAGATGAAGCCACTCAAAAAGGCTTAAAAATAATTAATGCAACCTGTCCTTTTGTAAGCCGGGCCCAACAATTAGCAAAAGATCTCCAGGATGACGGTTGGCAGGTCATAGTTGTTGGTGATAAAAACCACCCGGAGGTAAGGGGTATTGTTGGCTGGGCTAATGGACAGGCCATTGTTATACAGAATCCTGCTGAGGCGAAAGCTATGGGTTTTATGCCTAAGGTGGGTGTGGTTGCACAAACTACCCAGCCGCTGTCAAACTTCCAGCAAGTTGTAGATGTTTTAAAGAAAAAATCCGGACAGTTAAAGATTTGTAACACAATCTGTCATGCTACCGGTGAAAGACAGCAGGCAGCCCTTGAATTGGCTCGTAAGGTTGATGTAATGGTAGTAGTCGGAGGTGCTAACAGTGCCAATACCGGAAAACTGGCTAATTTATGCCGGTCAACCGGCACACCCACTTATCAGGTGGAAACTGCTGCGGAATTACGTTCCAAATGGTTTATAGATGTTGCCAGGGCAGGATTAACAGCAGGTGCATCAACACCTGACTGGATAATAGAGGAGGTTGAAAAGCGTATGCATGAATTAGGTGAAATGAACGGTGCCGAAGAGGGCATGAAAGAAGCTGTTGAGGTTAAATCACTCCACAACGGAGAAATAGTTAAAGGGGTAGTCGTTCAGATTAACCCTGATGAGGTTCTTGTGGATGTTGGGGCAAAATCTGAAGGGTTTATTCCTACAAGAGAATTATCCAATTTTGATATAAACTCCCCTGAAGATGTAGTTAAAGTAGGGGATGAAATAGAGGTTTTTGTTATTAATGCCGAGGATAATGAAGGAAGATTAAAGTTATCAAAAACAAGAGCTGATGCTGAAAAGGCTTGGGGTAAGTTAGAGCAGGCACTTGAATCAGGAGAACAAGTTCAAGGGACAGTAAAAGAGGTAGTTAAAGGTGGTCTCCTTGTTGATATAGGTGTACGGGCTTTTTTACCGGCTTCTCTTGTGGAGAGGGGTTATGTGGAGGATCTTTCAAAATATGTAGGGCAAACTATTAATGCTCAGGTAATTGAAATTAACCGGGGCAGAAGAAAGGTTGTACTTTCAAGAAAAGCTTTATTAGAGGCAGAATATGCCCGTCTCCGTGCTGAGGCCCTTGAAAATCTTCAGGAAGGTTCGGTAGTAGATGGTGTTGTAAGAAGGATAACTAATTTTGGAGCCTTTGTTGATATAGGAGGGATAGACGGTCTTTTGCATGTCTCAGAAATGGCCTGGTACCGGGTAAACCATCCTTCAGAGATTGTCCAGGTTGGAGACGAAATAAAAGTTATGGTATTAAAAGTAGACCGGGAAAAAGAGAAAATTTCTCTCGGGTTAAAACAGGTTCTTGCCAATCCCTGGGATGACGTGGATGAAAAATACCCTGTTGGCTCAGTTATAGAGGCCAAAGTTGTACGCTTAGCTCCTTTCGGTGCATTTGTACAGCTGGAGCCTGGTGTAGAAGGTTTGGTGCACATTTCTCATTTAGCTGATCATCACGTTGAAAAGCCGGAAGATGTTGTATCCGAAGGAGAAACAGTCAATGTTAAAGTTTTAAGCGTTTCCCGTGATGAAAAAAGAATTCGCCTGTCTATTAAAGAAGTAGCAAAGAAAGAAAAGAAAGAAAAAGAGGAAAAGACTTATCAGAATTATGAAGTAAAAAATCAAAATTCCGGAGAAGTAACGATTGGTGATCTTGTAGGAGATCTTTTTAATAAATAA
- a CDS encoding DUF1614 domain-containing protein has protein sequence MTRFPIGLIALFIVSILIYFGLAQRMLDRMRLSDKGALAVIGAIIVGSFINIPLPIGRFATSINVGGALVPVALAIYVLSKANSTKEWVRALLATVITAGAVYFVGSWLNTGRIEPAGRYAFIDSLYLYPIIGGVAGYLAGRSRRSAFIAATLGVLTVDIIHFYWLVSAGAPTGTPVIIGGAGVFDAIVLSGIVAVLLAEIVGEARERLQGGPKVEGRPDNLVAGLKKPGVGAQSSSQVDTGKEGSNNEKE, from the coding sequence ATGACAAGATTTCCTATTGGTCTTATAGCATTATTTATCGTATCAATCTTAATATATTTTGGTCTCGCTCAAAGAATGTTGGACCGGATGAGACTTAGCGATAAAGGTGCTTTGGCAGTCATTGGAGCAATCATAGTAGGTAGCTTTATTAACATACCGCTGCCAATAGGTCGTTTTGCTACATCTATTAATGTCGGTGGAGCATTAGTACCGGTTGCTTTAGCAATATATGTACTTAGCAAAGCTAACAGTACGAAAGAATGGGTACGAGCCCTTTTGGCTACTGTAATTACCGCCGGTGCTGTTTATTTTGTAGGTTCCTGGCTTAATACAGGCCGTATAGAGCCGGCAGGGCGGTATGCTTTCATAGATTCACTTTACCTTTATCCAATTATAGGTGGTGTAGCCGGTTACCTGGCAGGGCGCTCACGTAGATCTGCTTTTATTGCTGCAACCCTTGGTGTACTAACTGTAGACATAATTCATTTTTATTGGCTGGTTTCAGCAGGTGCCCCAACCGGAACACCCGTAATTATCGGTGGCGCAGGTGTCTTTGATGCCATAGTACTATCCGGTATAGTTGCAGTACTTTTAGCTGAAATCGTAGGTGAGGCAAGAGAGAGACTGCAGGGTGGGCCTAAAGTCGAAGGAAGACCGGATAATCTTGTGGCGGGCCTCAAAAAACCAGGAGTTGGTGCCCAAAGCAGTAGTCAGGTTGACACAGGAAAGGAGGGTTCAAATAATGAAAAAGAGTAG
- the spoIIP gene encoding stage II sporulation protein P, which yields MKKSRLYILLGVSLAAIGTSLLLYLIFPGKMVPTWNIMSVFDQEYPDHLVGKSVKILDEAGNEISRAARYVSIGDGIIKPDGKSYKISRVDGETAYAEYQGQDHEFLAWQEYFNNHEIPVAAQQKRDLVGIYHTHSDEAYVPSDGKESVPFKGGIYQVGQSFTDKLKAEGVQVLFNKTPHDPHDNNAYYRSRRTAVELMKNNPVAIFDVHRDGIPDANYYSKQISGQDVTQLRLVIGRQNPKMNSNMDFAKRLMAYANEVHPTLVKEIFIGKGNYNQDLMSTALLIEAGTHTNNKEAAERGVSLLAEVVPVVLGINNPTKPEPTASPTERTPGAWKALGWIIGITILGAGAFLLFSSGGFDKAKSRLSKFGGSEMSNFFGPAIRRKKAEPKKMTDEKINDNSSPLDKDTLRDARDELTKD from the coding sequence ATGAAAAAGAGTAGACTGTATATACTTTTAGGGGTAAGTCTGGCAGCAATCGGCACATCATTATTACTTTACCTGATTTTCCCCGGCAAAATGGTTCCAACATGGAATATAATGTCTGTATTTGACCAAGAGTATCCTGATCATTTGGTAGGTAAATCTGTTAAGATTCTGGATGAGGCAGGTAATGAGATCAGCCGTGCTGCACGTTATGTATCCATCGGTGACGGAATAATAAAGCCCGACGGGAAAAGTTATAAAATCAGTCGTGTTGATGGTGAAACAGCTTATGCCGAATACCAGGGACAAGACCACGAATTTCTAGCCTGGCAGGAATATTTTAATAATCATGAAATTCCTGTTGCAGCTCAGCAAAAAAGGGATCTGGTAGGAATTTATCATACTCATTCTGATGAGGCATATGTACCCAGTGACGGTAAAGAGTCAGTCCCTTTTAAAGGTGGAATATATCAGGTAGGTCAATCGTTTACTGACAAACTAAAAGCAGAAGGTGTACAAGTTTTGTTTAATAAAACACCTCACGACCCGCATGATAATAATGCTTATTACCGTTCACGCCGTACAGCAGTGGAATTAATGAAAAATAATCCTGTTGCTATATTTGATGTGCACCGTGACGGAATACCGGATGCTAACTATTACAGCAAGCAAATTAGCGGTCAGGATGTTACTCAATTACGATTAGTTATCGGAAGACAAAATCCTAAGATGAACTCTAATATGGATTTCGCCAAGAGACTTATGGCTTACGCCAATGAGGTTCACCCTACACTTGTTAAAGAGATTTTCATAGGGAAAGGTAATTATAACCAAGATTTAATGTCTACTGCTTTATTGATAGAAGCAGGAACCCACACAAACAATAAAGAGGCGGCAGAGAGAGGGGTTTCTTTATTAGCTGAGGTTGTCCCTGTTGTTCTAGGAATAAATAACCCTACCAAGCCTGAACCAACTGCCAGTCCGACTGAACGTACCCCAGGTGCCTGGAAAGCATTAGGCTGGATTATAGGAATTACAATTCTTGGAGCCGGTGCATTTTTACTGTTTAGCTCAGGTGGTTTTGATAAGGCTAAATCAAGGCTCAGTAAATTTGGAGGCAGTGAAATGTCCAATTTTTTTGGCCCGGCAATCCGCCGCAAAAAAGCAGAGCCTAAAAAAATGACTGATGAAAAAATTAATGACAATTCAAGTCCTTTGGATAAAGATACCCTGCGAGATGCCCGGGATGAATTAACAAAAGATTAA
- a CDS encoding YIEGIA family protein has product MQDYLVTILLGIITGTLSRVVLLRLDYRMYPGYPHGYISHVALGFIASALGAVAVPAILKPDYAAVTFLALAAQQFRDIRSMERKTLESLEKTELVKRGNDYIEGISRTFEARNFLVMGTAFFTSLIYAFTSFFAAVIAGGLLIMLSWKFGSDKTIGDICTVEPAEVSFKNTVLMIDDISVMTVGLKEIRKKILQDALGVIIKPKSDYAWATIHDVGQRQAIAHTSAVLLGSKKDIDIPEFTPLARKDPDTGKVGLYIVPVQKDINLLIEAVKKCPVLETAKSRPISRGPAGQK; this is encoded by the coding sequence ATGCAGGACTACCTTGTTACAATTTTACTCGGTATTATTACAGGTACATTGTCCAGGGTAGTCCTGCTCCGTTTAGATTACCGAATGTACCCCGGTTATCCCCATGGATACATTTCGCATGTGGCTTTGGGTTTTATAGCCTCAGCGTTAGGTGCCGTAGCAGTTCCGGCAATTTTAAAGCCTGATTATGCTGCGGTAACTTTTCTGGCTCTTGCTGCTCAACAGTTTAGGGATATTCGCAGTATGGAGCGAAAAACCCTGGAGAGCTTAGAAAAGACGGAATTGGTGAAAAGAGGTAATGACTATATTGAAGGTATATCCAGGACCTTTGAGGCCCGCAACTTCCTGGTAATGGGAACAGCTTTTTTTACCAGCTTAATATATGCGTTTACGAGTTTTTTTGCTGCTGTTATCGCCGGTGGACTACTGATCATGTTAAGTTGGAAATTTGGAAGTGATAAGACAATTGGTGACATTTGTACTGTTGAGCCCGCCGAAGTATCATTTAAAAATACGGTGTTAATGATAGATGATATTAGTGTTATGACTGTAGGCTTAAAAGAGATTCGAAAAAAAATATTGCAGGACGCATTAGGGGTAATAATTAAACCGAAATCAGATTATGCTTGGGCCACTATCCACGATGTAGGACAAAGGCAGGCTATTGCCCATACCTCTGCAGTACTTTTAGGAAGTAAAAAAGATATTGATATACCGGAATTCACTCCTCTTGCAAGAAAAGACCCGGACACCGGTAAAGTGGGGTTGTATATTGTACCTGTACAAAAAGATATAAATTTATTAATAGAAGCGGTCAAAAAGTGTCCCGTTTTGGAAACAGCAAAAAGCAGACCTATAAGTAGAGGTCCGGCAGGACAAAAGTAA